The sequence ATGCTGCCACGGCGACCGAGTCGTCCCAGGCGGCCTCCGAAGTAGCCGGCATCCAAACCTCCGATACCTGCGGGGGAACATGGGTTGTAGCCTCCAACGGCGACAGGCTCACAGCTGGCAGAGAGGATGGGACCAGGGATGGTGACCACAACTGCAGGTGGCCGGATGGTCACCTCGGATGATGGGACCTGGTTGATGGGTCGTGGGTTGACTCCGGCCAGGGTGCCCAGGTTTCTTGCAGATTCGGCCAAGGCTCCAGCTCCAAAGCCAGAACCTAAACCAGAGCCAAGACCTCCAGAGCCAAGACCTCCAGAGCCAAGACCTCCAGAACCAAGACCTCCAAAGCCAAGACCTCCAAAGCCGAGACCTCCACAACCAAGACCTCTGGAACCAGCTGATCCAAAGCCAACACTTGGGGCAGAGGCACAAGTGGGCACAGCACAAGAAGGTCCACAATAAACCATGGCTGGATGGAAGAGctgttggaagaagaagaagattttgTGATTCACAGAGAGCATGaatttcctcaaggaaaaaacagaagaCTCTTCCTGGTATCATGGACAAGTagcatacagaataacagaggtggaagggacctgattgatcctctaccatttcagacaaatgactgtcccatctcttcttaaaaacctccaatgttggaacacccacaacttctggaagcaagttgtgaTCACCCTTGCGATGGTCATAAATAACATCCTCGTTTTCAAAAACATAAATTTGGATCCCATTGCCCAGTGGTGCGGTCCTTAAGGGAGTCACACTTGATTTTACAACCTGTTTTGCCTTGGTCATTAAAAGAACCCAGGTTTCCCTATTGGCTTTGCTTCTTGGAAGTCACTTAGAAAGCTCATGAACTATGACCGTGTGAGAGCTTGGGACATTCCAACTGGTTAAGCATGGGATGAAGAAGTAATTGTTTAGTCTTTTCTGAAAAATCTCCGGAGATGGAGAAGCTACAATCACTATCACATGGCTGCTCCACAGTTCTACAAATCTGAAAGTTTTCCTTAACGTTTGAATAAAATATAGGTTTCTGTAACTCTCAGTCTAAGACGGGCATGTTTTCTGAATGCTCAGATCTCTGAAAGGTCAGGGCGAAACCATTTTCTAGGCTCTTCCTAAGAGGACACAGaaccaatcttccttccttccttccttccttccttccttccttccttccttccttccttccttccttccttccttccttccttccttccttcctccattcttgttcttccttccttccttctttccttccttccttccttccttcctttcttccttccttccttccttccttccttcttccttccttccctccttccttgttTCAATTCATGAAACAAAGCACCATAACAGCCTAGAAAGGCATCTCAGATGCAAGCAACTTACCAGAGAGACTCTTAGAGAAGCAGTCAAGAGGAGGAGATGAAGCTGATGGAAGCTCTCAACACAAGAAGCTCTTTTATACCATTTTTCTGTCCCCGCCGGTAGCTTAGAAACGCCCCCTTTGTACCTCAGGGTTTCATTAATAAGCATTTTCTGCACAGCTTAATCCCTCTgatccaaatatttttaataagtaGGAATAAGTAGTTGAAGACATAGCATTTTATCAACCACATAAGCCTCAGTTGTCCCTTTGATCCATTTCCATGGACGCCATTCGTTCATTCAAaacacaatgaatgaatgaaggcatGACACATGAAAATTGTTATGGAGGGACCTGGTCTATTTCTAGCATCTTTCGTGTTCTTAAAAGGTGAAGGCAACAATGGAAAAtgaatgggggggaaaaatcaaaacTCTTTTCTCAATATTTAAGATCAAAAaaactggcattttttttaaagaatagaatagaattatttattggccaagtgtgattggacacacaaggaatttgtctttggtgcctatgctctcagtgtacataaaagaaaagatacgttcatcaagaatcataaggtacaacacttaatgatagcca comes from Ahaetulla prasina isolate Xishuangbanna chromosome 17, ASM2864084v1, whole genome shotgun sequence and encodes:
- the LOC131186722 gene encoding elastin-like — its product is MVYCGPSCAVPTCASAPSVGFGSAGSRGLGCGGLGFGGLGFGGLGSGGLGSGGLGSGGLGSGLGSGFGAGALAESARNLGTLAGVNPRPINQVPSSEVTIRPPAVVVTIPGPILSASCEPVAVGGYNPCSPAGIGGLDAGYFGGRLGRLGRRGSIICDPCNLPC